Proteins co-encoded in one Streptomyces sp. SLBN-31 genomic window:
- a CDS encoding cytochrome c oxidase assembly protein: MRLAHVHPDAATGFGAAGLLTVAAGLLVVAAYGAGAARLRHRGDAWTRRRDASFTTGVLAIAWATAGPTPGRSFTGHMAEHLLAGMAGPLLIAVARPLTLALRALPAGPVRRGLLALAHCRPMSGLVFPPLAALLGIGGLWLVYRTRLFAATEHSAPLHVLVQAHLVAAGLLFSFSMCQLDPLRRRWSSTVRGGALLAAGAMHAVLARSLYASPPPGTTFTTGDLHSAARLMFYGGDVAEVGLAVVVGIGWYTARERRDRHVTPALSARPGCRSTVSEL; this comes from the coding sequence GTGAGGCTCGCGCACGTCCACCCGGACGCGGCCACCGGTTTCGGTGCGGCCGGGCTCTTGACTGTCGCGGCGGGACTGCTGGTGGTCGCCGCCTACGGGGCGGGTGCCGCGCGGCTACGGCACCGCGGAGACGCCTGGACTCGCCGACGGGACGCGTCCTTCACTACGGGCGTCCTCGCCATCGCGTGGGCTACTGCGGGACCGACGCCGGGACGTTCCTTCACGGGACACATGGCCGAGCACCTCCTCGCCGGTATGGCCGGCCCCCTTCTGATCGCCGTGGCGCGTCCCCTTACTCTGGCCCTGCGCGCGCTTCCCGCAGGCCCGGTCCGCCGCGGCCTGCTCGCCCTCGCGCACTGCCGGCCCATGAGCGGGCTCGTCTTCCCACCACTGGCGGCGCTGCTGGGCATCGGCGGCCTGTGGCTGGTGTACCGCACCCGGTTGTTCGCCGCCACGGAGCACAGCGCCCCCCTGCACGTCCTGGTGCAGGCGCATTTGGTGGCCGCCGGGCTGTTGTTCTCCTTCTCCATGTGCCAGCTCGATCCGCTGCGTCGTCGCTGGAGCTCCACCGTCCGCGGTGGCGCCCTGCTGGCCGCCGGTGCCATGCACGCCGTGTTGGCCAGGTCGCTCTACGCCTCACCGCCGCCAGGCACGACGTTTACCACCGGCGATCTGCACAGCGCGGCCCGCCTGATGTTCTACGGCGGCGACGTGGCCGAAGTGGGCCTGGCCGTGGTGGTGGGGATCGGCTGGTACACCGCTCGTGAGCGTCGGGACAGGCACGTCACCCCTGCGCTCTCCGCCAGACCGGGATGCCGATCGACCGTTTCCGAGTTGTAG
- a CDS encoding SpoIIE family protein phosphatase, giving the protein MRSTKASVGLLYLLPPEEQVLWLALVGGVSGRIAAPWSRIPLDTAIPVADAVRDRRPVWVGSQEDIARRYPRIGIVLPYDFKLTAAPIIGNGTVWGGIVLLWPVWHPPGLSTTEQETIDACCRRAAAILDGAADSGHPLHVPDEPRMLPVPRPQDADPVQAAAALAFTARLPVGCCALDLEGRLTFINAAGADLVGATSGSLLGYRPWEVLRWLYDPMFEDRYRAAVVSRQPTSFTARRPPDTWLLFQLYPDESGISVHITPADRLPAATAPHLPQPAEPIGATALYHLTHLATALAEAAGVHDVVELAADQIVPAFGPKALALLTVDGGRLCITGYRGYSAELMARFEAAPLTSDTPAVQVITTGTAAFFPTFADLKKAYPPAVQRDEMASWAFLPLIVSGRPVGSLVLAYGVPRIFPPAERALLTSLAGLIAQALDRARLYDAKNSLAHSLQTGLLPRTLPHVPGLETAARYRPAGHGIDIGGDFYDLIPCANGTVVVVIGDVQGHDTSAAALMGQIRTAVRANATAGSSPGDVLARTNRLLTDLDTGLFASCLIAHLDLAHHRALLATAGHPPALLRHPTGRADTLHLPPGLLLGIDPDADYPTTDVPLPPGAVLALYTDGLVETPSADIGDATAALAHRLTTAPDENLETLADSLLDHAERSAHRNDDIALLLVRPHR; this is encoded by the coding sequence ATGCGGAGCACCAAGGCCTCCGTGGGGCTGCTGTACCTGCTGCCGCCTGAGGAGCAGGTCCTGTGGCTGGCCCTGGTGGGCGGCGTGTCGGGGCGGATCGCCGCCCCGTGGTCCCGCATCCCACTGGACACCGCGATCCCGGTGGCGGACGCGGTGCGCGATCGGCGTCCGGTCTGGGTGGGCAGCCAGGAGGACATCGCCCGCCGCTACCCGAGGATCGGCATCGTCCTTCCGTACGACTTCAAGCTCACCGCAGCCCCGATCATCGGCAACGGCACCGTGTGGGGCGGCATCGTGCTGCTGTGGCCCGTCTGGCACCCACCCGGGCTCAGTACGACCGAACAGGAGACGATCGATGCCTGCTGCCGCCGTGCCGCAGCCATCCTGGACGGGGCCGCCGACAGTGGCCACCCGCTACACGTTCCCGACGAGCCCCGTATGCTCCCGGTCCCCCGCCCCCAGGACGCCGATCCCGTACAGGCCGCCGCTGCCCTGGCTTTCACGGCGCGACTGCCGGTGGGCTGCTGCGCTCTGGACCTGGAGGGCCGGCTCACCTTCATCAACGCCGCCGGCGCCGATCTGGTCGGTGCCACCTCTGGTTCCCTGCTGGGCTACCGTCCCTGGGAAGTACTCCGGTGGCTGTACGATCCGATGTTCGAGGACCGCTACCGCGCGGCGGTGGTCAGCCGTCAGCCCACCTCCTTCACCGCCAGGCGGCCGCCCGACACCTGGCTGTTGTTCCAGCTCTACCCGGACGAGAGCGGGATCAGCGTCCACATCACACCCGCCGACCGGCTTCCGGCCGCCACCGCACCCCACCTGCCACAGCCGGCCGAGCCCATCGGTGCGACGGCGCTGTACCACCTGACACACCTGGCCACCGCCCTGGCCGAGGCCGCCGGCGTGCACGACGTGGTCGAGCTGGCGGCCGATCAGATCGTGCCCGCCTTCGGCCCCAAAGCACTGGCACTGCTCACCGTTGACGGGGGACGCCTGTGCATCACCGGTTACCGCGGTTACAGCGCCGAGCTGATGGCCCGCTTCGAAGCCGCACCCTTGACCTCCGACACCCCTGCCGTGCAGGTCATCACCACCGGCACGGCCGCCTTCTTCCCCACCTTCGCCGACCTCAAGAAGGCCTACCCGCCAGCCGTGCAGCGGGACGAGATGGCCTCGTGGGCGTTCCTTCCCCTGATCGTCTCCGGCCGCCCGGTCGGCTCCCTCGTGCTCGCCTACGGCGTGCCCCGTATCTTCCCGCCGGCCGAACGCGCCCTGCTCACCTCACTGGCCGGACTGATCGCCCAGGCCCTGGATCGCGCCCGCCTCTACGACGCCAAGAACTCCCTTGCCCACAGCCTGCAGACCGGTCTGCTGCCGCGCACCCTGCCGCACGTCCCCGGCCTCGAAACGGCAGCCCGCTACCGGCCCGCCGGTCACGGCATCGACATCGGCGGCGACTTCTACGACCTCATCCCCTGTGCCAACGGCACCGTCGTCGTGGTCATCGGCGACGTCCAGGGACACGACACCAGCGCCGCCGCCCTCATGGGGCAGATCCGTACCGCCGTGCGCGCCAACGCCACCGCCGGCTCCTCACCCGGCGACGTCCTCGCCCGCACGAACCGCCTGCTGACCGACCTCGACACCGGGCTGTTCGCCAGCTGCCTCATCGCCCACCTCGACCTGGCCCATCACCGCGCCCTCCTTGCCACCGCCGGCCACCCACCGGCCCTGCTCCGCCATCCCACCGGCCGCGCCGACACCCTGCACCTGCCCCCCGGACTACTGCTGGGCATCGACCCCGACGCCGACTACCCCACCACCGACGTTCCCCTCCCACCCGGCGCCGTCCTCGCCCTCTACACCGACGGACTCGTCGAAACCCCCAGCGCCGACATCGGCGACGCCACCGCCGCGCTCGCCCACCGACTCACCACCGCGCCGGACGAGAACCTGGAGACCCTCGCCGACAGCCTCCTCGACCACGCCGAACGATCCGCGCACCGCAACGACGACATCGCGCTGCTCCTCGTCCGCCCGCACCGTTGA
- a CDS encoding WD40 repeat domain-containing protein — MASLGHTLLGHIDRVYAVAFRPGGRVLASGSADQTVRFWDLADPL; from the coding sequence ATGGCCTCGCTGGGACACACCCTCCTTGGCCACATTGACCGCGTCTACGCAGTGGCCTTCCGGCCGGGCGGGCGTGTTCTGGCCAGCGGCAGTGCCGACCAGACGGTCAGGTTCTGGGACTTGGCCGATCCTCTGTGA
- a CDS encoding HEAT repeat domain-containing protein translates to MDLTDALAGLDAHPWASVSHAYGTAEDLPDLLRALAEGGGDAEEAMSELYSCILHQGTVYSASVDAVPYLARIAAAARPGTTEVLCLLGGLAESDDEWAITPGAVRAAVATQVPLLIPLLAHEDADVRRLTAWTLGHTRNAEAALAALRSRWTAEDDPGVRAELLVALGRVDLPGAAVETRVLLGGDTPAPLRLAALLVALAAGAPWTDAHHDAALGVLPTRQLTVDRYSMHHREPLHVIVDSLLGRDTEEDREKTFALLNGALHDDRPEVRTEALSAADHACYLSRSAPRRLVPAIAPLAADQQASTLLGKVGPAAAEAAPALAELAAQPDDEEADQALAVLVRVAPRQAVPLLARDLGRRPRALDAAADFHAPAFPFGPGLLAAVRTRLAADGLGHNDTADLVHLLRQWGPQAAAALPELYAVLPRFPYAATAITAVLATGGEARREQAGAVLRAAATSLMVARAHHDLTGETDVLLDAVAKALAAGPREVAEAAEAAATLAAAAAGLLPALRAAVSEDAEPTTPQLDCDIAIATALWQIEGDAEEAVTILASVLDRTTDNQPWYRWTVVRAIRATTLLGADARPLIPRLELLLADAEKAPAAALALLAITDPDVVDLGRLAEAALHSAETAADVSGACEAFQALGTTALSPHQRLRVTELAERDRRIVGSGLANNIIREDERLRAVLTAI, encoded by the coding sequence ATGGATCTCACTGACGCCCTCGCCGGTCTCGACGCCCACCCCTGGGCCTCCGTCTCGCACGCCTACGGCACCGCCGAGGACCTGCCCGACCTGCTGCGCGCCCTCGCCGAGGGCGGCGGGGACGCCGAGGAGGCCATGTCCGAGCTGTACTCGTGCATCCTCCACCAGGGCACGGTCTATTCCGCCAGCGTGGACGCCGTCCCGTACCTCGCCCGGATCGCCGCTGCCGCCCGGCCTGGGACGACCGAAGTCCTGTGCCTGCTCGGCGGACTGGCCGAGAGCGATGATGAATGGGCGATCACGCCGGGCGCCGTCCGGGCCGCCGTCGCCACCCAAGTCCCGTTGCTGATACCGCTGTTGGCACACGAAGACGCGGACGTCCGGAGGCTCACCGCGTGGACGCTCGGCCACACCCGGAACGCCGAGGCCGCCTTGGCAGCCCTGCGAAGCCGGTGGACGGCCGAGGACGATCCCGGTGTCCGGGCCGAACTGCTCGTCGCCCTCGGCCGGGTCGACCTCCCCGGAGCCGCAGTCGAGACGCGTGTGCTGTTGGGTGGGGATACGCCCGCGCCGCTGCGCCTGGCCGCGCTCCTCGTCGCCCTGGCCGCCGGTGCGCCGTGGACCGACGCACACCACGATGCCGCGCTCGGCGTACTGCCCACACGTCAACTCACCGTCGACCGGTACAGCATGCACCACCGAGAGCCGCTGCACGTGATCGTCGACAGCCTGCTGGGCCGCGACACCGAGGAAGATCGCGAGAAGACCTTCGCGCTGTTGAACGGCGCCCTGCATGACGACCGCCCCGAGGTGCGGACCGAGGCACTCTCCGCGGCCGATCACGCCTGCTACCTCTCCCGCAGCGCTCCCCGACGACTCGTCCCGGCCATCGCGCCACTCGCCGCCGATCAGCAGGCATCAACCCTGCTCGGCAAGGTCGGCCCGGCCGCCGCCGAGGCCGCGCCCGCCCTGGCCGAACTCGCCGCCCAACCCGACGACGAGGAGGCTGACCAGGCATTGGCCGTCCTCGTGCGGGTCGCGCCCCGACAGGCCGTCCCGTTGCTGGCCCGGGACCTCGGCCGACGCCCCCGCGCCCTCGACGCCGCAGCAGACTTCCACGCTCCCGCCTTCCCCTTCGGCCCGGGCCTGCTTGCCGCCGTCCGCACACGCCTGGCCGCAGACGGGCTCGGCCACAATGACACCGCCGACCTGGTTCACCTGCTGCGCCAGTGGGGCCCGCAGGCCGCTGCCGCCTTGCCCGAGCTGTACGCCGTGCTGCCCCGCTTCCCGTACGCGGCCACCGCCATCACCGCCGTGCTAGCCACTGGCGGTGAGGCCCGGCGCGAGCAGGCCGGTGCCGTGCTGCGTGCAGCGGCCACGTCGCTGATGGTGGCGCGGGCCCACCATGACCTCACCGGCGAGACCGACGTCCTGCTCGACGCCGTCGCCAAGGCGCTCGCCGCCGGCCCGCGCGAGGTAGCCGAGGCCGCCGAGGCCGCAGCAACGCTCGCAGCGGCGGCCGCAGGACTGCTCCCCGCCCTGCGGGCAGCAGTCAGCGAGGACGCCGAGCCGACCACCCCGCAACTGGACTGCGACATCGCGATCGCCACCGCCCTGTGGCAGATCGAGGGCGACGCCGAGGAAGCCGTCACGATCCTGGCCTCCGTCCTCGACCGCACCACTGACAACCAGCCCTGGTACCGGTGGACCGTCGTCCGCGCCATCCGCGCAACCACTCTCCTCGGCGCGGACGCCCGGCCCCTGATCCCCCGACTGGAACTCCTGCTCGCCGACGCCGAGAAGGCCCCAGCCGCCGCCCTCGCCCTGCTCGCCATCACCGACCCCGACGTCGTCGACCTCGGCCGCCTCGCCGAGGCTGCGCTCCACTCCGCCGAAACCGCCGCGGACGTCTCCGGCGCCTGCGAGGCCTTCCAAGCCCTCGGCACCACCGCCCTGAGCCCTCACCAACGCCTGCGCGTCACCGAACTCGCCGAGCGGGACCGGCGCATCGTCGGCTCAGGCCTCGCGAACAACATCATCCGCGAGGACGAGCGACTCCGCGCCGTCCTGACCGCCATCTGA
- a CDS encoding DUF2243 domain-containing protein, translating into MSEPVRPSDQRAPVERARSTVVCALIGAAVMAALDEIVFHQLLGWHHFYDRSTAGVGLLSDGLLHTAELLGLVAGFFFYADLRRRRALAPAHARAGFFLGLGAFQLFDGIVDHKLLRVHQIRYGVDVTPYDWAWNVAALVLLLVGVVLGLRAVRRDRAGAAA; encoded by the coding sequence ATGAGCGAGCCGGTCCGCCCTTCTGACCAGCGGGCGCCTGTCGAACGCGCGAGGTCGACGGTCGTGTGCGCGCTGATCGGCGCGGCGGTGATGGCGGCGCTCGATGAGATCGTCTTCCATCAGCTCCTGGGCTGGCACCACTTCTACGACCGGTCCACCGCAGGTGTCGGCCTTCTGTCCGATGGGCTCCTCCATACGGCCGAGTTGCTTGGGCTCGTCGCCGGGTTCTTCTTCTACGCCGACCTGCGCCGACGTCGGGCCTTGGCGCCGGCTCACGCACGGGCCGGGTTCTTCCTCGGGCTGGGGGCGTTCCAGTTGTTCGACGGGATCGTGGACCACAAGCTGCTGCGGGTGCACCAGATCCGCTACGGCGTGGACGTCACCCCGTACGACTGGGCATGGAACGTCGCAGCCCTCGTGCTGCTGCTCGTCGGCGTCGTCCTCGGCCTACGTGCGGTCCGCCGCGACAGGGCCGGTGCGGCGGCGTGA
- a CDS encoding TspO/MBR family protein, with product MKLISERTRPGKASEPWMRYGAGAAAVAATAVAGAGAVDADSAWYRSLRKPVWQPPSWAFGVVWTPLYATIAYAAGHALGTMPDRRERTRLTTSLVVNLALNAGWNWLFFGLRSPKAGLAGTLLLNVSNAQLIRRTARTDSTAARALLPYAGWCAFATALNASLVRQNKTQ from the coding sequence ATGAAGCTGATCAGCGAACGCACCCGCCCGGGAAAGGCGTCGGAACCATGGATGCGCTACGGCGCCGGCGCCGCGGCTGTGGCTGCCACGGCCGTGGCGGGAGCCGGCGCCGTCGATGCCGACAGTGCCTGGTACAGGTCCCTGCGCAAGCCTGTCTGGCAACCCCCGTCGTGGGCGTTCGGCGTCGTGTGGACGCCGCTGTACGCCACGATCGCCTATGCCGCCGGCCACGCTCTGGGCACCATGCCCGACCGGCGGGAGCGCACCCGCCTGACCACCAGCCTGGTCGTCAACCTGGCGCTCAACGCGGGATGGAACTGGCTCTTCTTCGGTCTGCGCAGCCCCAAGGCCGGTCTGGCCGGCACGCTGCTGCTCAACGTCAGCAACGCGCAACTCATCCGTCGCACCGCCCGCACCGACTCCACTGCGGCCCGTGCCCTCCTGCCCTACGCGGGGTGGTGCGCGTTCGCCACCGCCCTGAACGCCTCCCTTGTCCGGCAGAACAAGACACAGTGA